One genomic region from Arthrobacter sp. FB24 encodes:
- the rplQ gene encoding 50S ribosomal protein L17, which translates to MPTPTKGPRLGGGPAHERLMLANLAAALFEHKRITTTVTKAKRLKPYAERLVTFAKRGDLASRRRVLGLISNKGVVHELFTDIAQAVENRDGGYTRITKIGNRKGDNAPMAVIELVLEPVSAKQAVVAEATSAAKRDADKKEAAAAPAAETEVAETEAAPEAEAAEAPKAEAAETEEAPAAEEAAEKPAAEEKDAK; encoded by the coding sequence ATGCCTACCCCCACTAAGGGTCCGCGCCTCGGAGGCGGCCCGGCTCACGAGCGTCTTATGCTCGCGAACCTGGCAGCAGCACTGTTCGAGCACAAGCGGATCACCACCACGGTGACCAAGGCCAAGCGCCTGAAGCCGTACGCAGAGCGTCTGGTGACCTTCGCCAAGCGCGGCGACCTCGCTTCCCGCCGTCGTGTACTCGGCCTGATCAGCAACAAGGGCGTTGTCCACGAGCTGTTCACCGACATTGCACAGGCAGTGGAGAACCGCGATGGCGGCTACACCCGCATCACCAAGATCGGCAACCGCAAGGGCGACAACGCTCCCATGGCTGTCATCGAGCTCGTCCTTGAGCCGGTTTCCGCCAAGCAGGCCGTCGTAGCTGAGGCTACGTCCGCTGCGAAGCGCGATGCCGACAAGAAGGAAGCTGCTGCTGCTCCGGCCGCCGAGACTGAGGTCGCTGAGACCGAAGCTGCTCCGGAAGCCGAAGCTGCGGAAGCCCCCAAGGCTGAGGCTGCTGAAACCGAAGAGGCCCCGGCCGCTGAGGAAGCTGCTGAGAAGCCGGCTGCTGAGGAAAAGGACGCGAAGTAA
- a CDS encoding pilus assembly protein TadG-related protein: MRRLTPRHPRNGQQNNKHDGERGAVSVIVAIMLVVLLGFGAVAVDVGMLYAERTQLRNGADAAALAVAQKCAKSAPSSSDADCSNTSTLAASLANSNANDGRSNIKSIILDTTNRKVTVTAGAQEKGKSPNEVSLFFARVLGMNSAEVNAPSTVVWGSPEKGTSPFPITVSVCQVRNSTNIMQLLQLHGKNANLDCNYGPSGAFVEGGFGGLKQDTGQCGAFIDIAKSTAGGDTGNNAPPNCEATLNGWAADMNAGKDVIVLLPIFNSVTGTGTNAIYGLTTFAAFKVAGWKVGSSGLPYTFRNRTPDVPASLECKEPCRGIIGTFVKYVSLASGYTLGPINPDGATVVALSN; encoded by the coding sequence ATGCGGCGGCTGACACCCCGGCACCCCCGGAACGGACAACAGAACAACAAGCACGACGGCGAACGCGGCGCCGTGAGCGTGATCGTGGCCATCATGCTTGTGGTGCTCCTCGGCTTCGGCGCCGTAGCCGTGGACGTCGGGATGCTCTACGCCGAACGAACCCAGCTCAGAAACGGAGCAGACGCAGCAGCCCTGGCCGTTGCCCAAAAGTGCGCCAAGAGTGCCCCCAGCTCGAGCGATGCAGACTGCTCCAACACTTCCACGCTGGCCGCAAGCCTTGCCAACTCAAATGCCAACGACGGCCGTAGCAACATCAAGTCCATTATTCTTGATACGACCAATCGCAAGGTCACCGTAACGGCCGGCGCCCAGGAGAAGGGCAAATCCCCCAACGAAGTTTCGCTCTTCTTCGCCCGTGTGCTGGGCATGAACTCAGCCGAAGTCAATGCCCCTTCAACAGTTGTGTGGGGCAGCCCCGAAAAGGGGACCTCTCCCTTTCCGATCACCGTGTCAGTCTGCCAGGTTCGCAACAGCACGAACATCATGCAGTTGCTCCAGTTGCACGGAAAAAACGCCAACCTCGACTGCAATTACGGGCCGTCGGGTGCATTCGTAGAGGGCGGCTTCGGAGGCCTTAAGCAGGATACCGGCCAGTGCGGCGCCTTCATCGATATCGCAAAGAGCACCGCCGGCGGAGATACCGGCAACAATGCGCCGCCAAATTGCGAGGCCACGCTCAACGGCTGGGCGGCGGACATGAACGCCGGCAAGGACGTCATCGTGCTGCTGCCGATCTTCAATTCAGTGACCGGAACCGGAACCAACGCTATCTACGGACTGACAACATTCGCCGCGTTCAAGGTGGCCGGGTGGAAAGTTGGTAGCTCGGGGCTTCCCTACACTTTCCGGAACCGGACTCCGGACGTCCCGGCCAGCCTTGAGTGCAAGGAACCATGCCGCGGAATCATCGGAACCTTCGTCAAGTACGTTTCCTTGGCCAGCGGCTACACGCTAGGCCCAATTAACCCCGACGGCGCGACCGTCGTTGCGCTCAGCAACTAG
- a CDS encoding type II secretion system F family protein, producing the protein MLITVGAALLFLAPLLLGVALLIPGAPEIALSRRRPYDSDPPSRLTRLANITVGTLDRFLAARNLRLYNRETLETAGVRLSQAEFIVLVMAGAIVGALVGLVIGVPVVSILLVILAPFVGHLVLGFLAGKRRARFDQQLGDTLQLLAGGLRAGHSILRAIDAAAAESQSPTSEEMRRVITETSLGRDLLASLTDTSERMKNEDFVWIAQAIQINREVGGNLAEVLDQVNETIRERSEIKGHIKALAAEGKFSAYILIAMPIGIVLMLMAVNPGYMDAMFTHPLGWAMIAASVVFMTIGSLWMRKIIDLKF; encoded by the coding sequence GTGCTCATCACCGTAGGAGCCGCGCTCCTCTTCCTCGCACCACTGCTCCTGGGCGTGGCGCTGCTGATCCCCGGTGCTCCGGAGATCGCCCTCAGCCGCCGCCGTCCCTATGACTCTGACCCGCCGTCACGGCTGACGCGCCTGGCAAACATCACGGTCGGAACCCTGGACCGCTTCCTGGCAGCCAGGAACCTGCGCCTCTACAACCGGGAGACCTTGGAAACTGCCGGCGTCCGGCTCAGCCAGGCCGAGTTCATCGTCCTGGTGATGGCCGGTGCCATCGTGGGCGCCCTGGTGGGCCTGGTTATCGGCGTGCCCGTGGTCTCCATCCTGCTTGTCATCCTCGCGCCGTTCGTGGGGCACCTGGTTTTGGGCTTCCTCGCCGGGAAGAGGCGGGCCAGGTTCGACCAGCAGCTCGGCGACACCCTCCAGCTCCTCGCCGGAGGGCTGCGGGCAGGCCACAGCATCCTGCGCGCCATCGACGCCGCCGCCGCCGAGTCACAAAGCCCCACCTCGGAAGAGATGCGCCGGGTCATCACCGAAACAAGCCTGGGCCGCGACCTGCTGGCCTCCCTGACGGACACCTCGGAACGCATGAAGAACGAGGACTTCGTCTGGATCGCGCAGGCTATCCAGATCAACCGCGAGGTGGGCGGCAACCTGGCTGAGGTCCTGGACCAGGTCAATGAGACGATCCGCGAGCGGTCCGAAATCAAGGGACACATCAAGGCACTTGCGGCCGAGGGGAAGTTCTCCGCCTACATCCTGATCGCCATGCCCATCGGCATTGTGCTGATGCTCATGGCAGTGAACCCCGGCTACATGGATGCGATGTTCACCCATCCGCTGGGTTGGGCCATGATCGCAGCGTCCGTGGTCTTTATGACCATCGGCAGCCTGTGGATGCGCAAAATCATCGATCTGAAGTTCTGA
- the cpaB gene encoding Flp pilus assembly protein CpaB, which yields MKSRLLAGVVAVLLAIVGAVLVVTYAQGADQRAVKDLDPVGVLVVTKAIPAGATVDTVKASVALEQVPGTAVAKSALDTLDESAGKVAAANLVPGEQLLAEKLVAPEDLQTSGSMKVPAGLQEVSFQLEPQRVVGGRLQPGDHVGIFITMRSGGIEPKPEKETTQLSIHKVLVTAVQRAPEGAAAKPAPSASAGTEPNPRDVNLPTGSLMITVAVNDINAAKIVFASEMTDFSSIWLSREPLDAEDNGPRIMIRPDVYK from the coding sequence GTGAAGTCACGTTTGTTGGCAGGAGTGGTGGCAGTCCTGCTGGCCATCGTCGGGGCGGTCCTCGTCGTCACGTACGCCCAGGGCGCCGACCAGCGGGCAGTCAAGGACCTGGACCCGGTGGGCGTACTCGTCGTCACGAAGGCAATACCGGCCGGCGCAACAGTGGACACCGTGAAAGCTTCGGTGGCCCTGGAACAGGTGCCGGGCACCGCCGTCGCTAAATCCGCGCTGGACACCCTCGACGAATCCGCCGGCAAAGTAGCCGCCGCCAACCTCGTCCCGGGCGAACAGCTGCTGGCGGAGAAGCTCGTCGCGCCGGAAGATCTCCAGACCTCCGGTTCAATGAAAGTGCCGGCCGGCCTCCAGGAAGTATCCTTCCAGCTGGAGCCGCAGCGTGTGGTGGGCGGGCGCCTCCAGCCCGGCGACCACGTGGGCATCTTCATCACCATGCGGTCCGGCGGCATCGAGCCGAAGCCCGAGAAGGAAACCACCCAGCTCTCCATCCACAAGGTCCTGGTCACCGCAGTCCAGCGCGCACCCGAAGGAGCCGCCGCCAAGCCGGCACCTTCTGCGAGCGCGGGGACAGAACCCAACCCCCGCGACGTGAACCTTCCCACTGGATCCCTGATGATCACCGTGGCTGTCAACGACATCAACGCGGCAAAGATCGTTTTCGCCTCGGAGATGACCGACTTCTCGTCTATCTGGCTCAGCCGGGAGCCCCTCGACGCCGAGGACAACGGACCGCGCATCATGATTCGGCCGGACGTCTACAAATGA
- a CDS encoding type II secretion system F family protein, which produces MNPVVLSSLLLVGLPIGYLAWSVLSVDRKARSATVAILTRGRRAVEVPDKARSGLLDRIGYGLAPAAYVRKLDRLLSLAGRPAAWPLGRILAAKPALGLVGASLFILISMSSPKPIIKLAGLFLLFLGYFIPDLLLYSKGMERQKAMQLELANTLDQMLISVEAGLGFEGAMARAGENGKGPLAEEIIRTLQDMQVGRSRRESYLALAERTNIPELRSFVQAIVQADTYGIAISRVLRIQAKVMRVKRRQRAEEKAMKLPVMILFPLLFFIFPVLFIAILGPAVINTVVTFSGQ; this is translated from the coding sequence ATGAATCCCGTGGTGCTGTCCTCACTCCTCCTGGTCGGCCTCCCGATCGGCTACCTGGCCTGGTCCGTCCTGTCCGTGGACCGCAAGGCCCGAAGCGCAACGGTGGCTATCCTGACGCGTGGCAGGAGGGCAGTAGAGGTCCCCGACAAAGCACGGAGCGGCCTCCTCGACAGGATCGGTTACGGCCTGGCCCCCGCGGCCTACGTCCGGAAACTCGACCGGTTACTCTCCCTGGCCGGCCGGCCTGCTGCGTGGCCCCTGGGGCGCATCCTCGCGGCAAAGCCCGCCCTCGGCCTGGTGGGAGCGTCCCTTTTCATCCTTATCAGCATGAGCAGCCCCAAACCCATCATCAAGCTTGCCGGCCTGTTCCTGCTCTTCCTGGGCTACTTCATCCCTGACCTGCTCCTCTACAGCAAGGGCATGGAGCGCCAAAAGGCCATGCAGCTGGAACTCGCCAATACCCTGGACCAGATGCTCATCTCAGTGGAAGCGGGCTTGGGCTTCGAGGGTGCCATGGCCCGTGCAGGGGAAAACGGCAAAGGGCCGCTGGCCGAAGAAATCATCCGCACCCTGCAGGACATGCAGGTGGGACGCAGCCGCCGGGAGTCGTACCTCGCGCTTGCCGAACGAACGAACATCCCGGAGCTGCGCAGCTTCGTCCAGGCCATCGTCCAGGCTGACACCTACGGTATTGCCATCAGCCGGGTCCTCCGGATCCAGGCCAAAGTGATGCGGGTGAAGCGACGGCAACGTGCGGAGGAAAAAGCCATGAAGCTGCCGGTGATGATCCTGTTCCCGCTCCTGTTCTTCATTTTTCCGGTCCTGTTCATCGCAATTCTCGGTCCCGCCGTCATCAACACCGTTGTCACATTCAGCGGGCAGTAA
- a CDS encoding AAA family ATPase, which produces MSRFVLITPDVSFDGRLRQAVAGGLQGGVQTFFTSLLPADPNDLFAHLDQERPEVLILGPDVPVEEALRLATVMNVRFPELSVILASEPDPDFILQAMRAGIRDILSPDSDAAQIRVLLERASQQFAGRYRVQAAAPMTDTNKGLVIGVFSPKGGVGKTTIATNIAVGLGKIAPMSVVIVDLDLQFGDVASALYLDPQHTVTDAVSPAASQDSLVLKAFLTVHPASIYAVCAPPTPVDADEITPEQVSRLLEQLSEQFQYVVVDTAPGLPEIGLAAMEQCTDVVWVSGMDIPSVRGLRSGLDVLRQLDILPETRHVVLNMADSKLGLTVQDLESTIGAPVDVSIPRSRAVALSTNRGIPVLQESAKDPATKGLNQLVNRFNPAWRATSQRKLHRRVVV; this is translated from the coding sequence ATGAGCCGCTTCGTCCTGATCACGCCCGACGTCAGCTTCGACGGTCGCCTCCGCCAGGCCGTCGCTGGCGGCCTCCAAGGTGGCGTACAGACCTTCTTCACCAGCCTGCTCCCCGCTGACCCCAACGACCTGTTCGCCCACCTTGACCAGGAACGTCCCGAAGTACTCATCCTGGGACCGGACGTTCCCGTGGAGGAAGCGCTGCGGCTCGCCACCGTCATGAATGTCCGGTTCCCGGAGCTGAGCGTCATCCTCGCCAGCGAACCGGACCCGGACTTCATCCTGCAGGCCATGCGTGCGGGCATCCGGGACATCCTCTCCCCCGACTCCGACGCGGCGCAGATCCGGGTCCTCCTGGAACGGGCCAGCCAACAATTCGCCGGCAGGTACCGGGTTCAGGCAGCCGCGCCAATGACGGACACCAACAAAGGCCTGGTGATCGGAGTCTTCTCCCCCAAAGGAGGAGTGGGCAAAACCACCATCGCCACCAACATCGCCGTCGGACTGGGCAAGATCGCGCCGATGAGCGTGGTGATCGTGGACTTGGACCTGCAGTTCGGCGACGTCGCTTCCGCCCTCTACCTGGACCCCCAGCACACCGTCACGGACGCGGTGTCCCCCGCGGCTAGCCAGGATTCGCTGGTCCTGAAGGCCTTCCTCACGGTCCATCCGGCCAGCATCTACGCCGTGTGCGCTCCGCCAACGCCCGTTGACGCGGACGAGATCACCCCGGAACAGGTCAGCCGGTTGCTGGAACAGCTGTCCGAACAGTTCCAGTACGTGGTGGTGGACACCGCTCCGGGCCTTCCGGAAATAGGGCTGGCGGCCATGGAGCAGTGCACGGATGTGGTTTGGGTCAGCGGCATGGACATCCCCAGCGTCCGTGGCCTGCGCTCCGGCCTGGACGTGCTGCGCCAGCTGGACATCCTCCCGGAGACCCGCCACGTGGTGCTGAACATGGCCGATTCCAAGCTGGGGCTCACCGTCCAGGACCTGGAATCGACCATTGGGGCACCCGTGGACGTCAGCATTCCGCGGTCCCGGGCCGTGGCCCTGTCCACCAACCGCGGCATCCCCGTCCTCCAGGAGTCCGCCAAGGACCCGGCAACCAAGGGCCTGAACCAGCTCGTCAACCGGTTCAACCCCGCCTGGCGGGCCACATCGCAACGCAAACTGCACCGAAGGGTAGTGGTCTAG
- the truA gene encoding tRNA pseudouridine(38-40) synthase TruA has product MNHQKPAAPVLGGGGFLRIRLDLAYDGGPFSGWAVQPGLRTVQGVLESALALLIRRKVRVTVAGRTDAGVHARGQVVHLDLTEEEWQGLNRGVELDPAVALLRRLRGALSRGLGDLTGAIEVHSVTVAPEGFDARFSALWRRYSYRIADGPALWDPLGRYSTLWHKEQLDVSLLNEGASKLLGLQNFRSYCKPREGSTTIRELQRFEFARGTDGVIVATVQADAFCHNMVRALVGSALYVGSGAEKPGWLYERLLEQKRDAKSVLSAPHPLVLEEVAYPSDSELLARAELTRALRK; this is encoded by the coding sequence ATGAACCACCAGAAACCCGCTGCCCCCGTTTTGGGGGGCGGCGGGTTTTTGCGTATCCGTTTGGATTTGGCGTACGACGGCGGCCCCTTTAGCGGGTGGGCTGTGCAGCCCGGCCTGCGGACAGTCCAGGGCGTCCTGGAGAGCGCGCTGGCGCTCCTGATCAGGCGCAAGGTTCGGGTCACCGTCGCCGGCCGCACCGACGCCGGCGTGCATGCGCGGGGGCAGGTGGTTCACCTGGACCTCACCGAGGAGGAGTGGCAGGGACTGAACCGCGGCGTCGAACTGGATCCCGCCGTCGCCCTGCTGCGGCGCCTGCGCGGGGCACTGAGCCGGGGACTGGGCGACCTGACCGGCGCGATTGAAGTGCACAGCGTTACTGTGGCGCCTGAAGGTTTCGACGCGCGGTTCTCGGCCCTGTGGCGCCGGTACAGCTACCGCATCGCGGACGGTCCGGCGCTGTGGGATCCGTTGGGCAGGTATTCCACGTTGTGGCACAAGGAGCAACTCGATGTGTCGCTATTGAATGAGGGGGCATCCAAGCTCCTGGGGTTGCAGAACTTCCGCTCCTACTGCAAGCCCCGGGAAGGCTCCACCACCATCCGGGAGCTTCAGCGGTTTGAATTCGCGCGGGGGACCGACGGTGTCATCGTGGCCACAGTGCAGGCTGACGCGTTCTGCCACAACATGGTGCGGGCGCTGGTGGGTTCGGCCCTGTACGTCGGGTCCGGGGCCGAGAAACCGGGGTGGCTCTACGAGCGGTTGCTGGAGCAGAAGCGCGACGCCAAATCCGTGCTGTCCGCGCCGCATCCCCTGGTGCTTGAGGAAGTAGCCTATCCCTCGGACAGCGAGCTGCTGGCCCGTGCCGAACTGACCAGGGCGCTGCGGAAATAG
- a CDS encoding Hpt domain-containing protein, giving the protein MSISGSSTEGEGTHQIPALCPAAAAAGTEAGVAFEEIPLVDLLVLQDLETQLAQPAVAKKFALDYIEIWEQRYLNLTNAISGQDLTTALDAAISLKIGSAMVGGLRLARLAEDIESVIRSGSWDKGQLMLACVSDLGHETVARLRQSYLPAG; this is encoded by the coding sequence ATGTCCATTTCAGGCAGTTCCACCGAAGGCGAGGGCACACATCAAATCCCCGCCCTGTGCCCGGCCGCAGCTGCCGCGGGCACTGAAGCAGGCGTGGCTTTTGAGGAAATTCCCCTGGTGGACCTCCTGGTGCTGCAGGACCTCGAGACCCAGCTGGCCCAGCCGGCCGTCGCGAAGAAGTTCGCCCTGGACTACATCGAGATCTGGGAACAGCGCTATCTCAACCTGACGAACGCGATCTCCGGCCAGGACCTCACCACTGCATTGGACGCCGCCATCAGCCTGAAGATCGGCTCGGCGATGGTAGGGGGCCTCCGCCTTGCCCGCCTGGCGGAAGACATCGAGAGCGTGATCCGTTCGGGGAGCTGGGACAAAGGCCAGTTAATGCTCGCCTGCGTCTCCGACCTCGGCCACGAAACGGTTGCCCGGCTCCGCCAAAGCTACCTGCCGGCCGGCTAG
- a CDS encoding response regulator transcription factor, protein MSDLGVAVVVEDDKDIRNLLESVFLQAGFEVHTASDGREGVELVRHQHANVVTLDVGLPDIDGYEVLRRIRQFSDAYVVMLTGRTEEPDMLTALHSGADDYITKPFRPLELRARVAAMMRRPRNGHAQRPTPDAPIPLAATGAGSKDVLEHRDLRLSPRTRSAELAGKELELTRSEFVLLEELLRAGGAVCTRADLVKVVRGDYYQDNTYISEADERAVEVHIGNLRKKLHEDTHSPQLLQTVRGVGYRLGAGKL, encoded by the coding sequence ATGAGCGATCTGGGAGTAGCTGTGGTTGTCGAGGATGACAAGGACATACGTAACTTGTTGGAATCGGTCTTCCTTCAAGCGGGTTTTGAGGTGCATACCGCCTCGGACGGCCGCGAAGGCGTGGAATTGGTCCGACATCAGCACGCGAATGTTGTCACTTTGGATGTTGGCCTGCCGGATATCGACGGATACGAGGTGCTGCGGCGCATCAGGCAGTTCAGTGACGCCTACGTGGTGATGCTGACCGGACGGACTGAGGAGCCGGACATGCTGACCGCGCTGCACTCGGGCGCGGACGATTACATCACTAAGCCGTTCCGTCCGCTGGAGCTCCGGGCAAGGGTGGCGGCCATGATGCGGCGGCCGCGGAACGGCCACGCCCAGAGACCGACGCCGGATGCGCCGATACCGCTTGCAGCAACGGGAGCAGGATCAAAGGACGTACTGGAGCACAGGGACCTGCGGCTCAGCCCCCGGACCAGGTCCGCTGAACTGGCGGGCAAGGAACTGGAGCTCACCCGCAGCGAGTTTGTCCTGCTGGAGGAACTCCTGCGGGCTGGCGGGGCAGTATGCACCCGGGCGGACCTGGTGAAGGTGGTTCGGGGGGATTACTACCAGGACAACACCTATATTAGCGAGGCTGACGAGCGGGCCGTGGAAGTCCACATCGGGAACCTTCGAAAGAAACTGCACGAAGACACCCATTCGCCGCAACTGCTGCAGACGGTCCGCGGAGTCGGATACCGGCTCGGAGCGGGCAAACTCTAG
- a CDS encoding CpaF family protein: MKLSERISAAQAKSPSRTQTIAPSSPASRTATATLEMDRPELPTRQPEPWTPPAPSKRTTTAAPAAAVVVPPAVTDHADEVKPKVQQPVDAFAALKGRAATALFERMGSRFNDSAITELELRTSAREELTRIIDAEQVPLSSEERTRLVQDVADDVLGYGPLQRLLDDPAVTEIMVNRMDQIYVERKGHLTLADSRFSSEEHLRKVIERIVSKVGRRIDESSPLVDARLEDGSRVNAVIPPLAVGGSSLTIRKFSKVPLTVRNLIDFGTLTPEMAELLNACVKAKLNIIVSGGTGTGKTTLLNVLSSFLPSDERIVTIEDAVELQIQQAHVVRLESRPPNTEGKGEVTIRELLRNSLRMRPDRIVVGEVRGGESLDMLQAMNTGHDGSLSTVHSNSPRDAVARLETLVLMAGMDLPLRAIREQIASAVNLIVQISRLRDGSRRITHVTEVQGMEGDIVTLQDAFVFDYSAGVDAHGRFLGRPVATGIRPRFIDRFEDLGIHVSPAVFATPGSPAGPAGHSGQAGHSGQGIA, encoded by the coding sequence ATGAAACTTTCAGAGCGCATCAGCGCAGCCCAGGCCAAGTCGCCCTCACGCACCCAAACCATTGCCCCGTCGTCGCCGGCTTCCCGCACAGCCACCGCAACCCTCGAGATGGACCGCCCGGAACTGCCCACCCGGCAGCCGGAACCGTGGACACCGCCAGCACCGTCAAAGCGGACGACGACGGCGGCACCGGCTGCCGCCGTCGTCGTTCCTCCAGCGGTCACAGACCACGCGGATGAGGTGAAACCGAAAGTCCAGCAGCCCGTGGACGCGTTCGCCGCGTTGAAGGGAAGGGCGGCCACGGCGCTGTTCGAACGCATGGGTTCGCGTTTCAACGACTCTGCCATCACCGAACTGGAGCTCCGGACGTCCGCCCGGGAAGAGCTCACCCGCATCATCGATGCCGAGCAGGTGCCGCTCTCCTCGGAGGAACGCACGCGCCTGGTGCAGGACGTTGCCGACGACGTGCTGGGCTACGGCCCCCTGCAGCGGCTGCTGGACGACCCCGCCGTCACCGAAATCATGGTCAACCGGATGGACCAGATCTACGTGGAGCGCAAGGGCCACCTCACCCTGGCCGACTCCCGCTTCAGCTCGGAAGAACACCTGCGGAAGGTCATCGAGCGCATCGTGTCCAAGGTGGGCCGCCGTATTGACGAGTCCTCTCCCCTGGTGGATGCCCGGCTGGAGGACGGCTCCCGCGTCAACGCAGTGATCCCGCCACTGGCCGTGGGCGGATCGTCACTGACCATCCGGAAGTTCAGCAAGGTTCCCCTCACCGTCCGGAACCTGATCGACTTCGGAACGCTGACTCCGGAAATGGCGGAGCTCCTGAACGCGTGCGTCAAAGCCAAGCTCAACATCATCGTCTCGGGCGGAACGGGAACCGGTAAAACCACCCTGCTCAACGTGCTTTCGTCCTTCCTGCCCTCGGACGAACGGATCGTCACCATCGAGGACGCCGTGGAACTGCAGATCCAGCAGGCGCACGTGGTCCGGCTGGAGAGCCGTCCGCCCAACACCGAGGGCAAGGGCGAGGTGACCATCCGTGAACTGCTGCGCAACTCGCTGCGTATGCGCCCCGACCGCATCGTGGTGGGCGAGGTCCGCGGCGGCGAGTCACTGGACATGCTCCAGGCGATGAACACCGGCCACGACGGTTCTCTCTCCACGGTGCACTCCAATTCCCCGCGTGACGCCGTGGCGCGCCTTGAAACCCTGGTGCTCATGGCCGGGATGGACCTGCCGCTGCGGGCCATCCGGGAACAGATAGCCTCGGCGGTGAACCTGATCGTCCAGATTTCACGGCTGCGGGACGGCAGCCGCCGCATCACCCACGTGACCGAGGTGCAGGGCATGGAAGGCGACATCGTCACCCTGCAGGACGCCTTCGTTTTCGACTACTCGGCAGGCGTCGACGCCCACGGCCGCTTCCTCGGACGGCCGGTTGCCACCGGGATCCGCCCGCGTTTCATCGACCGCTTCGAGGACCTCGGAATCCACGTTTCCCCTGCCGTTTTCGCCACGCCCGGCAGCCCGGCCGGTCCTGCGGGCCACTCCGGCCAGGCGGGCCACTCCGGCCAGGGAATCGCGTAG
- a CDS encoding TadE/TadG family type IV pilus assembly protein — protein MSRASERGAVAVEFAILAPVLVMLLLGIMEFSRAYNAQASLSAAAREGVRVMAISNKISDANKAARDTAVSLQPGLKDTNIVFKNLDTGTTSCAPGNRMTITISYNLSTMTGIAGPFPMTGKGAMLCGG, from the coding sequence ATGTCCAGGGCATCCGAGCGCGGGGCCGTTGCGGTCGAGTTTGCGATCCTGGCACCCGTCCTTGTCATGCTGCTCCTGGGCATCATGGAATTCAGCCGGGCCTACAACGCCCAGGCCTCACTCTCCGCCGCCGCCCGCGAAGGCGTACGCGTCATGGCCATCTCCAACAAAATTTCCGATGCCAACAAGGCGGCGAGAGATACTGCGGTATCGCTTCAGCCCGGGCTGAAGGACACGAACATCGTCTTCAAAAATCTCGATACCGGCACCACCAGCTGCGCACCGGGTAACCGCATGACCATCACCATCAGCTACAACCTCTCCACCATGACCGGCATCGCCGGCCCGTTCCCGATGACCGGTAAGGGAGCCATGCTATGCGGCGGCTGA
- a CDS encoding Flp family type IVb pilin, translating to MLSLYTNLMIRLRSDEKGATAVEYGIMVALIAVVIIVAVGLLGGTLTTMFEQVKCQVGGGAWAAVAQTDTTSAGGTCTMP from the coding sequence ATGCTTTCTCTCTACACCAACCTCATGATCCGCCTTCGCAGCGACGAAAAGGGAGCGACTGCCGTCGAATACGGCATCATGGTCGCCCTCATCGCCGTCGTTATCATCGTGGCCGTCGGCCTCCTCGGCGGGACGCTGACCACCATGTTCGAACAAGTTAAGTGCCAGGTTGGTGGCGGCGCATGGGCGGCAGTCGCTCAGACGGATACAACGTCCGCCGGCGGAACCTGCACCATGCCGTAA